From Juglans regia cultivar Chandler chromosome 8, Walnut 2.0, whole genome shotgun sequence, the proteins below share one genomic window:
- the LOC108980232 gene encoding glutamate--tRNA ligase, cytoplasmic, with translation MEIKVLSFPADSPPLSVIVAAKISGFALPTDTSLPPDSAPTLLFSDGTTLHGTYVLLRYIGRVSALPNFYGQNAYESGQIDQWLEYAPVFSLGSAFENACKYVDEFLQSHTVLVGNYLSIADIAIWSGLAGTGQRWESLRKSKKYQNLVRWFNSIFLEYSDALNEVTAMYIGKKKLVAAKSKEQQGENNQSKNSFEVDLPDAEVGKVRLRFAPEPSGYLHIGHSKAALLNRYFAQRYQGQLIVRFDDTNPAKESNEFVENILKDIQTLGIEHDAVTYTSDYFPQLMEMAENLICQGKAYVDDTPREQLQKERMDGIESRCRNNSSGENMKLWKEMIAGSERGLQCCLRGKLDMQDPNKSLRDPVYYRCNPVPHHRIGSNYKIYPTYDFACPFVDSIEGITHALRSSEYHDRNAQYQRIQEDMGVRKVHIYEFSRLNMVYTLLSKRKLLWFVENGKVDGWDDARFPTVQGIVRRGLKVEALIQFILEQGASKNLNLMEWDKLWTINKKIIDPVCPRHTAVIEERRVLLILLDGPEEPFVRIIPRHKKYEGAGEKCTTYSKRILIDHADAESISVDEEITLMDWGNAIVKGIEKDQDGNITQLTGVLHLEGSVKTTKLKLTWLPETSELVNLTLVEFDYLITKKKLEEGEDFLDVVNPCTKRETAALGDSNLRNLHRGEVLQLERKGYFRCDVPFIRPSKPIVLFAIPDGRQQTGLK, from the exons ATGGAGATTAAGGTTTTGTCGTTCCCAGCTGATAGCCCTCCACTATCGGTAATAGTAGCCGCTAAGATTTCCGGCTTTGCTCTTCCAACGGACACGTCCCTTCCTCCTGACTCTGCTCCCACCCTTCTCTTCTCAGATGG GACGACATTGCATGGAACGTATGTGCTTCTTCGTTATATTGGTCGGGTTTCCGCCCTTCCCAATTTCTATGGGCAGAACGCATATGAATCTGGCCAG ATTGATCAATGGCTTGAATATGCTCCCGTCTTTTCATTGGGTTCTGCATTTGAGAATGCATGCAAATATGTGGATGAGTTCTTGCAGAGTCATACCGTTTTGGTTGGTAACTATTTGTCAATTGCAGACATAGCAATTTGGTCAGGTCTTGCAG GAACTGGGCAGAGATGGGAAAGTTTGAGGAAGTCAAAGAAGTACCAAAATCTTGTGCGGTGGTTCAATTCTATATTCTTGGAATATAGTGATGCCTTGAATGAAGTCACAGCAATGTATATTGGCAAAAAAAAGCTGGTTGCAGCCAAATCGAAAGAGCAACAGGGTGAGAATAACCAATCAAAAAACTCCTTTGAAGTAGATCTTCCAGATGCTGAGGTTGGGAAGGTGCGACTGCGATTCGCACCCGAACCTAGTGGTTATCTTCACATTGGGCACTCCAAAGCAGCTCTGTTGAACCGGTATTTTGCTCAGCGGTACCAAGGTCAACTTATTGTACGCTTTGATGACACAAATCCTGCCAAAGAGAGCAATGAATTtgtggaaaatattttgaaggatATTCAGACTTTAGGTATTGAGCATGATGCTGTTACATACACCTCAGATTACTTCCCCCAATTGATGGAGATGGCTGAGAATTTGATTTGCCAGGGTAAAGCATATGTTGATGATACACCACGTGAGCAATTGCagaaagaaagaatggatggCATTGAATCAAGATGTAGAAACAACAGCTCGGGGGAGAATATGAAATTATGGAAGGAAATGATTGCTGGATCTGAAAGGGGTTTACAGTGCTGTCTCCGTGGGAAGCTGGATATGCAAGACCCAAACAAATCACTTCGTGATCCAGTCTATTACCGTTGCAATCCGGTTCCCCACCATAGGATTGGTTCCAATTATAAGATATACCCAACCTACGATTTTGCATGTCCGTTTGTTGATTCTATAGAAGGTATAACACATGCTTTGAGATCTAGTGAGTACCATGATCGTAATGCTCAGTATCAACGAATTCAAGAGGATATGGGAGTAAGAAAGGTTCACATTTATGAATTCAGCCGGCTGAATATGGTGTATACGCTTCTCAGTAAGCGTAAGCTTTTGTGGTTTGTTGAAAATGGAAAGGTTGATGGATGGGATGATGCTCGTTTTCCTACTGTTCAGGGAATTGTTCGTAGGGGTTTAAAAGTTGAAGCATTGATACAATTTATTCTTGAACAG GGAGCATCAAAAAATCTCAATCTGATGGAATGGGATAAACTCTGGACCATTAATAAGAAGATCATCGATCCTGTGTGCCCCAGACATACTGCTGTCATTGAAGAACGGCGTGTTCTCTTGATCCTGTTAGATGGCCCTGAGGAACCATTTGTTCGCATCATACCTAGGCATAAGAAATATGAAGGTGCTGGGGAGAAGTGTACAACATACTCAAAGAGGATATTAATTGACCATGCTGATGCTGAATCCATCTCAGTAGATGAGGAGATAACATTAATGGATTGGGGAAATGCCATAGTGAAGGGAATAGAGAAGGACCAAGATGGAAACATCACCCAGTTGACAGGAGTTTTGCATCTGGAAGGATCTGTAAAGACCACGAAGTTGAAGCTTACTTGGCTACCTGAAACAAGTGAACTAGTTAACCTCACACTGGTGGAGTTCGACTATTTAATTACAAAGAAGAAG CTTGAAGAAGGAGAGGATTTCCTTGATGTGGTCAACCCATGCACGAAAAGGGAAACTGCAGCTTTAGGAGATTCCAACCTGCGGAATTTGCATCGAGGAGAGGTATTGCAGCTGGAGCGGAAAGGCTATTTCAGATGTGATGTTCCCTTTATTAGGCCTTCAAAGCCTATAGTTTTGTTTGCGATTCCAGATGGCAGGCAGCAAACTGGTTTGAAGTAA
- the LOC108980233 gene encoding germin-like protein subfamily 2 member 1 — MVAIVALLFVTFAVFFNAAAADPDLLQDVCVADLASGVKVNGFLCKDIANISAADFFFEGLAKPGLTNNTFGSLVTAANVQKIPGLNTLGVSLARIDYAPGGLNPPHTHPRATEIVFVLDGELDVGFITTANVLMSKSIKKGEVFTFPKGLVHFQKNNGKVPAAVIAAFNSQLPGTQSIATTLFAATPPVPDNVLTKAFQVGTKEVNKIKSRLAPKK, encoded by the exons ATGGTGGCCATTGTCGCACTGTTGTTTGTTACTTTTGCTGTATTCTTCAACGCTGCCGCCGCAGATCCTGACTTGCTTCAAGATGTTTGTGTTGCCGATCTTGCTTCTG GTGTGAAAGTCAATGGGTTCTTGTGCAAGGACATTGCAAACATATCTGCAGCAGACTTCTTCTTTGAGGGCTTGGCCAAACCAGGCCTCACCAACAACACTTTTGGCTCTCTGGTCACTGCAGCCAATGTTCAGAAAATCCCAGGCCTTAACACCCTTGGTGTCTCGCTCGCCCGCATTGACTACGCCCCCGGCGGCCTTAACCCACCTCACACACACCCCCGGGCCACCGAAATAGTTTTTGTGCTTGATGGTGAACTGGACGTGGGATTCATAACCACAGCAAATGTGCTCATGTCCAAGTCCATAAAAAAGGGTGAGGTTTTTACGTTCCCAAAGGGTTTGGTGCATTTTCAGAAGAACAATGGGAAGGTGCCTGCAGCTGTGATAGCTGCGTTTAACAGCCAATTGCCAGGCACACAGTCCATTGCTACCACCTTGTTTGCAGCCACACCTCCGGTGCCTGACAATGTCTTGACTAAGGCATTCCAGGTGGGTACTAAGGAGGTTAACAAAATCAAGTCTAGGCTTGCACCCAAGAAGTAG
- the LOC108987452 gene encoding probable aldo-keto reductase 1: MEDHEEGNQVVIPRVKLGNQGFEVSKLGFGCLTLSGFYNSPLSDDDGISVIQHAFNKGITFFDTSDIYGPHTNKIMLGKALKQLPREKIQIATKFGVQVLNFPHMIVNGTPEYVRSCCEASLKRLDVEYIDLYYQHRVDTKTPIEETIGELEKLVQEGKVKYIGLSEASPDTIRRAHAIHPITAVQMEWSIWTRDIEGEIIPLCRELGIGIVPFSPLGRGFFAGKGVVESLATNSSLGQLRSRTWIATLAL, encoded by the exons ATGGAAGATCATGAGGAAGGAAACCAAGTCGTAATTCCAAGGGTGAAACTGGGCAATCAAGGCTTTGAG GTCTCAAAGTTGGGATTTGGATGTCTGACCCTGAGCGGATTCTACAATTCTCCTCTATCTGATGACGATGGAATCTCTGTAATACAGCATGCTTTCAATAAGGGAATCACTTTCTTTGATACATCTGACATCTATGGGCCCCATACTAACAAAATTATGCTTGGGAAG GCCTTGAAGCAGTTGCCAAGAGAGAAAATTCAAATAGCCACCAAATTTGGGGTCCAAGTATTGAACTTTCCTCATATGATAGTGAACGGTACCCCCGAGTATGTTCGCTCATGCTGTGAGGCTAGCTTGAAGCGTCTTGATGTGGAATACATTGATCTGTATTATCAGCATCGGGTGGACACTAAAACACCCATAGAAGAAACT ATAGGTGAACTTGAGAAACTGGTACAAGAGGGAAAAGTCAAGTATATTGGTCTATCTGAAGCCAGCCCAGACACAATAAGGAGAGCACATGCCATACATCCCATCACAGCTGTGCAAATGGAGTGGTCTATCTGGACTCGTGATATTGAGGGAGAGATAATACCACTTTGCAG GGAACTTGGAATTGGAATAGTTCCATTTAGTCCTCTAGGTCGTGGTTTTTTTGCTGGCAAAGGAGTCGTGGAAAGTCTGGCCACAAATAGCTCCTTG GGACAACTAAGATCAAGAACTTGGATAGCAACATTGGCTCTTTGA
- the LOC109019384 gene encoding probable aldo-keto reductase 1, whose amino-acid sequence MEDHEEGNQVVIPRVKLGNQGFEVSKLGFGCMTLSGMYNSPLSDDDGISVIQHAFSKGITFFDTSDIYGPHTNEILFGKALKQLPREKIQIATKFGVQVLNFPHMIVSGTPEYVRSCCEASLKRLDVEYIDLYYQHRVDTKTPIEETIGELKKLVQEGKVKYIGLSEASLDTIRRAHAIHPITAVQMEWSIWTRDIEGEIIPLCRELGIGIVPFSPLGRGFFAGKGVVESLATNSSLALHPRFQVENLEKNKTIYTRIESLARKHKCTPAQLALAWVLEQGNDVVPIPGTTKIKNLDNNIGSLKVKLREEDLKEISNAVPIEEVAGSRCFQNMDHFQWKFANTPKN is encoded by the exons ATGGAAGATCATGAGGAAGGAAACCAAGTCGTAATTCCAAGGGTGAAACTGGGCAATCAAGGCTTTGAG GTCTCAAAGTTGGGATTTGGATGTATGACCCTGAGTGGAATGTACAATTCTCCTCTTTCTGATGATGATGGAATCTCTGTAATACAGCATGCTTTCAGTAAGGGAATCACTTTCTTTGATACATCTGACATCTATGGGCCCCATACTAACGAAATTCTGTTTGGGAAG GCCTTGAAGCAGTTGCCAAGAGAGAAAATTCAAATAGCCACCAAATTTGGGGTCCAAGTATTGAACTTTCCTCATATGATAGTGAGCGGTACCCCCGAGTATGTTCGCTCATGCTGTGAGGCTAGCTTGAAGCGTCTTGATGTGGAATACATTGATCTGTACTATCAGCATCGAGTGGACACTAAAACACCTATAGAAGAAACT ATAGGTGAACTTAAGAAACTGGTACAAGAGGGAAAAGTCAAGTATATTGGTCTATCTGAAGCCAGCCTAGACACAATAAGGAGAGCACATGCCATCCATCCCATCACAGCTGTGCAAATGGAGTGGTCGATCTGGACTCGTGATATTGAGGGAGAGATAATACCACTTTGCAG GGAACTTGGAATTGGAATAGTTCCATTTAGTCCTCTTGGTCGTGGTTTTTTTGCTGGCAAAGGAGTTGTGGAAAGTCTGGCCACAAATAGCTCCTTG GCTCTGCATCCTCGGTTCCAAGTAGAGAATCTGGAAAAGAACAAGACCATTTACACTCGAATCGAAAGCTTAGCAAGAAAGCACAAATGCACACCTGCCCAGCTAGCTCTAGCATGGGTTCTTGAACAAGGAAATGATGTTGTACCTATTCCTG GGACAACTAAGATCAAGAACCTGGATAACAACATTGGCTCTTTGAAGGTGAAACTTAGAGAAGAAGACCTGAAAGAGATATCTAATGCTGTACCCATCGAAGAAGTGGCTGGCAGTAGATGCTTTCAAAACATGGATCATTTTCAATGGAAGTTTGCTAACACTCCAAAGAATTGA